The Streptomyces puniciscabiei genomic interval GCGGACGTCGAGGAGGATGACGTCCGGCCGGTGTCGTACGGCCGCCTCGTACGCCTCGCGGCCGTCCGTCGCCTCCGCCACCACCGTGGTGTCCTCGCGGCCGGAGAGCAGTGCCGTCAGGCCCGCCCGGACCACGGGGTTGTCGTCGGCCACCAGCAGACGCAGCGGAGGGGGCGGCGGTGGCGTGGGGGCCTCCGGCCAGGGGTGGGTGTGCTGCATGGTGCCTCCTCTCAGGGGTTCCGGGATGCGGGGTCGGGGCCGCTCGGGGACGACAGGGACGACACGGGGAGTTCCACGCGCACCTCCGTGCCCCGTTCGTGGTCGCCCCTGCCGATGCGGATCCTCGCGCCCATCTGCGCCGCCCGCTCCACCATGCCGAGCAGGCCGAAGTGGCCGGCCTCGCGGAGCCGTTCGAGCGTGGTGCCGGGCGGGAGGCCGCGGCCGTCGTCGTGGATCGTCAGGCGCAGCAGGTTGCCGTGCACCTCCGCTCCCACCTCCACCCGGGTCGCGGACGCGTGGCGGTAGGCGTTCTCCAGCGCTTCCGTGGTGATGGCGAGGAGGTGCCGGGCCAGGGGGGCGGCCAGCGGGGGGAGACGGTTCGGGTCCAGGTCCGGGCAGGTGACCCGCAGGCCCGTGCGGGCCGTGAAGTCGTCGGCCGTCTCGGCAAGTTCGTGCCAGACCGTCGTGCCCCCGCCGTCGACGCCGCCCGCGTCCAGCCGGTCCGGCTGCTGTCGCCGCAGGTCCATGAGCAGTTCCCGCGACTCCGCCGCGGCCCTGCGCGCCGAGCGGGACACCAGTTCCGCCTGTTGCCGGATGCGGCCGGGGTCGGGGGCGTCGGCCGAGGCCGTGGCCGCCAGGCCGTCCGCGGCGAGGGCGACGCCGTACAGGGTCTTGGCCACGGAGTCGTGCATCTCGCGGGCCAGCCGGGCGCGTTCCGCGCTCACCGCCTCCGCCGCCGCGAGGCGCGCCTGGACCGTCGTCAGGGCGTGGGTCGCGGCGCCGAAGCGGAGCATCAGGTTGCGCAGTGTCGAGCCCATGGCACCGGCGATGACGCACAGGCCGGGAAGGAGGAGCGCTTCCGCCACCGGGGCGTGGCGGTCGGCCTTCAGGGTGGCGTGGACCAGCAGCAGGATCAGGGACTGGAGGGAGGCGAAGAACGCCGCGCCCCGCCAGCTGTAGACCAGGCCCGCCAGGAGGGGGGTGCAGACGCTGACGTAGGCGAGGGTGGTGTCCGGGCCCGCCGAGACGAGGAGGAACGAGCCGAAGAGGGTGTCGGCGGCCAGGAGGCTGGGGTGGCGCAGCAGGAGGGGGCCGAAGCGTTCCCAGTCGCGGAACAGGACGTACGACACCATGAAGGTGACGACCACCGCCGCGCCCACCAGGCGGGCGCCCAGGCCGGGGGCCGCGTGGAGCAGCGCGGCGGGGGCGGCCAGGGCGATCATGGCGAGGCGGAAACCGAAGACCTGCCGGCACATCGCCTGCAGCGCGCTGATCTGGATCTTCTCGGAGGGTTCGGGGGCGGGTGCGGTACGGGTCGTCGCCCTTCGGTGGCGCAGGAAGCGGCCCGTGGTGACCCTCGACCGCTCCCGGAGCCGGCCGAGGACCTCTCTCGCCCTGCCGCCGGAGAACGTCCCTCCCCCGCGCCCCGTCAGCCCCGTCACCGTCACGTCCGCCTCACTTCCCCGTCAGCGAGCCGAAGTCCACGCCGGAGCCGAGGATCAGGCCGGCGCCCAGCAACAGCATCGTGGCCGGGACCATGAAGGTGGTGATCATCAGCGTGGCCTTGGGCACCGCGCGGGCGGCCTTGCGGCGGGCGTTCTGCGCGTCGGTGCGGCGCATGTCCTTGGCGAGGGAGACGAGGGTGTCGACGATCGGTGCGCCCAGCTCCTCCCCCTGCTGCAGTGCCGTCACGAACATCGCGACCTGTTCGGAGTCGTTGCGCCGACGAAGCTCCGCGAAGGCCTGGCGGCGGCTCATGCCCAGGTCCATCTGGCGCAGCGTGATGCGCAGTTCGTCCGCCCAGGGACCCTCGTAGCGGGAAGCGACGCGGTCGAGGGCCTGGCGGAAGCCCAGCCCCGCGCTGACCACCACCGCCAGCACGTCCAGGAAGTCCGGCAGCGTGCGCTCGATGACGTCCTTGCGGACCCGGATCGCCGACCAGATGCCGACCTCCGTCCAGAACGCGCCGAAGAGCAACAGCAGCAGGGCCACGAACCACTGGCCCCGCAGCAGGAACACGAGGAATCCGACCGCGCCCAGCGCGCCGTACACCGCCCGCCGGGCCGCGTAGCGGTCGATGGTAAGGCCGCCGGGGTTGCCGGCGAGGTCGATCCTGCGGCGGTACTTGGCCACCAGGCGCGGGCCCATCAGGCGCAGCACGGCGGGGGCGTAGCGCATGCCCATCCGGTCGATGACCGAGCCGACCGCGCCGGTGCGGGTGGCGCCGACCTCCAGGGCCACCGCCAGGTCGCCGGGGAGTTTCGCGTCCGCCCGGTACATCCGGATGCCCGCGAAGGCACCCCAGACGCCGAGGCCCATCAGCAGGGCGAGCAGGAATCCGATCACCGGGCCGCCCTCCTCACACGTCGATCCGGCTCAGGCGCCGGATGAGGACGAATCCGACCGCGTACATCGCGAAGGCGATGAGCACGCAGGCCTGGCCGACGGGTGAGCCGGTCATGCGGGCCAGCGCTCCGTCCTTCACCCCGTTCATCAGGAACAGCGCGCCCACGCCGAGGACGGGGACGGCGTACGACGTCATCGTCACCTGGCTCAGCTGGGTGCGGATCTCGCGGCGGGTCTCCTTGCGTTCCTCCAGGGTCTCGGTCAGGTTCCGCAGCGCACTCACCACCTGGCCGCCCGCTCTGTTCGACAGCACCAGGGTGGTGACGAGGACGACCAGTTCGCGGGAGGGGAGGCGGTCGGCCAGCTCGCCGAGCGCGTCGTCGAGGGAGTGGCCGATGGCCAACTGGTCGGACACCTTGGCCAGTTCCTCGCCCGCCGGGGCCTCCAGCTCCTCGGCCGCCATGCCGATCGCGGTGCGCAGGGCGAGGCCCGCCTGGGTGGCGTTGGCCAGGATGCGGGCGAGTTCGGGGAGTTGGTTGATGAACCGCTCGATGCGTTTCTGGCGCTGCCAGTTGAGGAACTGGACCGCTGCCCAGATGCCGAGCAGGCCGGCGAGCGGGCCGAAGAAGGGGGCCAGGGTGGCCTGGCCGATCAGCCAGAGCGCGGCGACGGTGGCGACCATGTAGACGAAGAACTCGCCCGGGGTGACGTCCAGGCCGGTGGCCGCCAGGCGCAGCTCCAGCCGGCGGCCGAGGCGGGTGCGGCGCAGTCGCCGGTCCAGGTCGCGGAAGCGGCGCGTGCGGCCGGTCGCCGGGACCGGGCCGGTGTGGGTGAGGCGGTCCACGAGGGCGGCGCGATGGGCCCGGCCCGAGGCGTAGGTGTGCACGCCGGCCACCGCCAGGACGCAGGTCAGCAGCGTCACGCCGGTGGTGAGCTGTGCGAGGGTGTGGAGTTCCATGGGTGGCCTACCTGGCTTCTCGGGTGGCGAGCTGGTCCACGGAGTGGGCGACTCCGAAGGCCTGCGGGACGGGCTGGCTCGCCATGTAGAGACGGTCGGCGGTACGGCGGGGCAGCGGGAAGTACTGGAAGGTGCCGTACACGCGGCCGTCGGGCGTCATGGGCCGGGCGTCGAACCGGGCCGCGGTCGCGAGCCGGTACGGCTCTCCGCCGTGGCTGTCGAGCAGCGCGATCTCGGTGATCCGGCGGGCGCCGTCGGCGAACCGGGTGAGCTGGACGATGACGTCGACCGCGCTGTTGATCTGGTCGTGCAGGGCCACGAAGGGCACCTCGACGTCGGACATGGAGGCGAGGGTCTGCAGCCGGGTCAGCGCGTCCTCAGCGCTGTTGGCGTGCACGGTGGCCAGCGAGCCGTCGTGGCCCGTCGACATCGCCTGGAGCATGTCGAGGGACTCGCCGCCGCGGACCTCGCCGACCACGATCCGGTCCGGGCGCATGCGCAGGGAGTTGCGGACCAGGTCGCGGATGGTGACCTGGCCCTTGCCCTCGACGTTCGGCGGCCGCGACTCCAGGCGGACCACGTGTGTCTGCTGGAGCTGGAGCTCGGCGGAGTCCTCGATGGTGATGATGCGTTCGTGGGGCGGGATCAGCCCCGAGAGCGCATTCAGCAGGGTGGTCTTCCCGGTGCCGGTGGCGCCGGAGACGATGATGTTGAACTTCGCCTGCACCAGCCCCGCCAGCAGATACACCATGGGCTCGTCCAGCGAGCCGAAGGCGACCAGCTCCTGGAGGGTGAAGGAGCGCGGGAAGCGGCGGATGGTGAGGATCGGGCCGGTCAGTGACAGGGGCGGGATGATGACGTTGACGCGCTCGCCGGAGGGCAGGCGGGCGTCCACCATCGGGTTCGACTCGTCCACCCGCCGGTTGACGGTGGACACGATCCGCTCGATGGTCTGCATCAGCTGGTCCGAGGAGGCGAACCGGAGCGGCAGCTGCTCGACGCGGCCGCCGCGCTCGACGAAGATCGCGTCGGGGCCGTTCACCATGATCTCGGTGATCGACGCGTCCTCCAGCAGCGGCTCCAGGATGCCGAGGCCCAGCGCCTCGTCCACCACCCGGCGGATCAGCTGCGAGCGCTCGACCGTCGACAGCACCGGGCCCTCACGGCTGATGATGTGCCCGAGCACCCGCTCCAGGCGCGCCCGGCGCTCGGCGGCCGCGAGCGAACTCATCTCCGCGAGGTCGATCTCCTCCAGCAGCTTGGCCCGGTAGGAGGCGACCAGGTGTCCGTCCTCGCCCCGGCTGCCGTGGTCCTCCGGAGTGCTGATGCGTGCCCGCAGGCTCATGTCGGCACCTCCTCGGTCAGTGGTCGAGCGGCATGGTGGCGGACTTGACGGCGGGGTCGAAGGGCCAGCCGGGGACGATCCGGGGGATGTCCACCGTGGCGGTGACGGTCACGGAGCCGTCTCCTCCGCCCGCGGTCGAACAGGTCACGGTGAGTCCGCCGCTGACGGCCTCGGAGCACGCCTGCTGGGCGTCCTGCCGCAGAGAGGCCGCCCGCGCCCCCGCCCGGGCCGCCGTACTGGCCTGCTCGGCGGCGTAGGCGACGGCCCCGATCTGGATGCCGGCCAGGGCCACGATCAGGAGGACCGGGATGAAGCCGAGGTACTCGATGGCGACTTGGCCCCTGTCGCGCGGTTCTCGCCGATACGACATCTCAGCGCTTCACCTCCTCGACGGCACCGGCGTGGCCCGTCACGTGGGCCGGGAAGTCGATCAGGCCGGGGAAGAGGACG includes:
- a CDS encoding sensor histidine kinase, yielding MTVTGLTGRGGGTFSGGRAREVLGRLRERSRVTTGRFLRHRRATTRTAPAPEPSEKIQISALQAMCRQVFGFRLAMIALAAPAALLHAAPGLGARLVGAAVVVTFMVSYVLFRDWERFGPLLLRHPSLLAADTLFGSFLLVSAGPDTTLAYVSVCTPLLAGLVYSWRGAAFFASLQSLILLLVHATLKADRHAPVAEALLLPGLCVIAGAMGSTLRNLMLRFGAATHALTTVQARLAAAEAVSAERARLAREMHDSVAKTLYGVALAADGLAATASADAPDPGRIRQQAELVSRSARRAAAESRELLMDLRRQQPDRLDAGGVDGGGTTVWHELAETADDFTARTGLRVTCPDLDPNRLPPLAAPLARHLLAITTEALENAYRHASATRVEVGAEVHGNLLRLTIHDDGRGLPPGTTLERLREAGHFGLLGMVERAAQMGARIRIGRGDHERGTEVRVELPVSSLSSPSGPDPASRNP
- a CDS encoding DUF5936 domain-containing protein, which gives rise to MGFLLALLMGLGVWGAFAGIRMYRADAKLPGDLAVALEVGATRTGAVGSVIDRMGMRYAPAVLRLMGPRLVAKYRRRIDLAGNPGGLTIDRYAARRAVYGALGAVGFLVFLLRGQWFVALLLLLFGAFWTEVGIWSAIRVRKDVIERTLPDFLDVLAVVVSAGLGFRQALDRVASRYEGPWADELRITLRQMDLGMSRRQAFAELRRRNDSEQVAMFVTALQQGEELGAPIVDTLVSLAKDMRRTDAQNARRKAARAVPKATLMITTFMVPATMLLLGAGLILGSGVDFGSLTGK
- a CDS encoding type II secretion system F family protein — encoded protein: MELHTLAQLTTGVTLLTCVLAVAGVHTYASGRAHRAALVDRLTHTGPVPATGRTRRFRDLDRRLRRTRLGRRLELRLAATGLDVTPGEFFVYMVATVAALWLIGQATLAPFFGPLAGLLGIWAAVQFLNWQRQKRIERFINQLPELARILANATQAGLALRTAIGMAAEELEAPAGEELAKVSDQLAIGHSLDDALGELADRLPSRELVVLVTTLVLSNRAGGQVVSALRNLTETLEERKETRREIRTQLSQVTMTSYAVPVLGVGALFLMNGVKDGALARMTGSPVGQACVLIAFAMYAVGFVLIRRLSRIDV
- a CDS encoding CpaF family protein, with the protein product MSLRARISTPEDHGSRGEDGHLVASYRAKLLEEIDLAEMSSLAAAERRARLERVLGHIISREGPVLSTVERSQLIRRVVDEALGLGILEPLLEDASITEIMVNGPDAIFVERGGRVEQLPLRFASSDQLMQTIERIVSTVNRRVDESNPMVDARLPSGERVNVIIPPLSLTGPILTIRRFPRSFTLQELVAFGSLDEPMVYLLAGLVQAKFNIIVSGATGTGKTTLLNALSGLIPPHERIITIEDSAELQLQQTHVVRLESRPPNVEGKGQVTIRDLVRNSLRMRPDRIVVGEVRGGESLDMLQAMSTGHDGSLATVHANSAEDALTRLQTLASMSDVEVPFVALHDQINSAVDVIVQLTRFADGARRITEIALLDSHGGEPYRLATAARFDARPMTPDGRVYGTFQYFPLPRRTADRLYMASQPVPQAFGVAHSVDQLATREAR
- a CDS encoding TadE/TadG family type IV pilus assembly protein codes for the protein MSYRREPRDRGQVAIEYLGFIPVLLIVALAGIQIGAVAYAAEQASTAARAGARAASLRQDAQQACSEAVSGGLTVTCSTAGGGDGSVTVTATVDIPRIVPGWPFDPAVKSATMPLDH